In Streptomyces puniciscabiei, a single genomic region encodes these proteins:
- a CDS encoding IS630 family transposase (programmed frameshift) yields MRYAQGGGLDAGGRARREALRLQAAAMFVEDVTPSEIAKLLRVTVRSVYRWRADFERGGTAAPASRGPLGQRCKLSTKSQVKLAAMLDEGPAAFGWDEDQVWTGARVAKLIGRKLHVSYSADAAARLIRRLGFTPQMPARRAARRDELAIAAWKETTWPAVRTPAALGAFVCFEDEAGQHLTPPRGRTWGRRGQTPIVQVAGRSSGRVSIAGLIAVRPGGRTRLFYRLRVHRGRKNERRSLSERDCIGLIDAAHQQLRAPIILVWDRLNTHVSATMKQMIAERAWLTVVLLPAYAPDLNPVEGVWSHVKRSLTNLAALTVDALETLIRNRLKRLQYRPVVLDGFVAETGLTFHLLPP; encoded by the exons GTGAGATATGCGCAAGGCGGCGGGTTGGACGCCGGGGGGCGGGCACGCCGCGAGGCGTTGCGGTTGCAGGCTGCCGCGATGTTCGTCGAGGACGTCACGCCTTCGGAGATCGCCAAGCTGCTGCGGGTGACGGTGCGGTCGGTATACCGGTGGAGGGCTGACTTCGAGCGCGGCGGGACGGCGGCGCCGGCAAGCCGGGGCCCGCTGGGGCAGCGGTGCAAGCTCAGTACGAAGTCGCAGGTCAAACTGGCCGCGATGCTGGATGAGGGCCCGGCGGCGTTCGGCTGGGATGAGGACCAGGTGTGGACCGGGGCTCGGGTCGCCAAGCTGATCGGCCGCAAACTCCATGTCTCCTACAGCGCCGACGCGGCAGCCCGGTTGATCCGTCGGCTCGGCTTCACGCCGCAGATGCCGGCGCGACGGGCCGCCCGGCGCGACGAGCTCGCGATCGCCGCCTGGAAGGAAACAACGTGGCCTGCGGTA AGGACACCGGCCGCGCTCGGCGCCTTCGTTTGCTTCGAGGACGAGGCGGGCCAGCATCTGACGCCGCCGCGCGGCCGAACCTGGGGACGTCGGGGCCAGACCCCGATCGTGCAGGTGGCCGGGCGCAGCTCCGGGCGGGTGTCGATCGCCGGACTGATCGCGGTCCGTCCCGGGGGGCGCACGAGACTGTTCTACCGGCTGCGCGTCCACCGCGGCCGCAAGAACGAGCGACGCTCCTTGTCCGAACGCGACTGCATCGGGCTGATCGACGCCGCCCACCAGCAGTTGAGAGCCCCGATCATCCTGGTCTGGGACCGGCTGAACACCCACGTGTCGGCAACCATGAAACAGATGATCGCTGAACGAGCCTGGCTGACCGTCGTGCTGCTCCCGGCCTACGCCCCGGACCTGAACCCGGTCGAGGGCGTGTGGTCCCACGTCAAACGCAGCCTGACCAACCTGGCCGCGCTCACCGTCGATGCGCTGGAGACGCTGATCCGCAACCGACTCAAGCGCCTTCAGTACCGGCCCGTCGTCCTCGACGGCTTCGTCGCGGAGACCGGCCTGACCTTCCACCTGCTACCGCCATGA